Proteins encoded in a region of the Rhodopirellula halodulae genome:
- a CDS encoding Fic family protein: protein MSPNIIAAELGVISMESDKRHNETGALVIATAAEFHHRVVWVHPFEDGNGRWARLLANIWLMQHDQPATLWPATDLRNKESPIRDEYIAAIKATDSRNYGPLIDLHQKFSE from the coding sequence GTGAGCCCCAATATCATCGCCGCGGAACTCGGCGTTATTTCGATGGAGTCCGACAAAAGACACAACGAAACGGGCGCTCTCGTGATCGCAACCGCCGCTGAGTTTCATCATCGCGTGGTTTGGGTTCATCCCTTTGAAGATGGCAATGGTCGATGGGCTCGACTATTGGCAAACATCTGGCTGATGCAACATGACCAACCAGCAACACTCTGGCCGGCGACCGACTTGCGAAACAAAGAGAGTCCGATTCGCGACGAGTACATTGCTGCAATCAAAGCAACTGACTCGCGAAACTATGGACCGCTGATTGACTTACACCAAAAGTTCAGCGAGTGA